A single Triticum dicoccoides isolate Atlit2015 ecotype Zavitan chromosome 2A, WEW_v2.0, whole genome shotgun sequence DNA region contains:
- the LOC119353472 gene encoding cytochrome b561 and DOMON domain-containing protein At5g47530-like: MAASALHSTGTAAMSLSLFLLAAIAASSFSPANAQASSSCASHTFSSNQLYASCTALPRLGTTLHYNYTAEGNSVAVAFRAPQTSKAGGWVAWGLNPNGTGMVGTQAVVAFRHSNGSLVAYPTMLDSYAPSMAPADGAELAFPVSDVAAEYAKNGKEMVVYATVALPGKGSKFTHVWQQGGSVVDDVPAAHPTTGDNVLSTGTIDFSK, encoded by the coding sequence ATGGCAGCTTCAGCTCTCCACTCCACTGGCACTGCGGCCATGTCTCTCTCCCTCTTCCTGCTCGCGGCCATCGCCGCCTCATCATTCTCTCCGGCCAACGCACAGGCGTCGTCGTCATGCGCGAGCCACACCTTCTCGAGCAACCAGCTCTACGCGTCGTGCACCGCCCTGCCGCGCCTCGGCACCACGCTGCACTACAACTACACGGCCGAGGGCAACTCGGTCGCCGTGGCGTTCCGCGCGCCGCAGACGAGCAAGGCCGGCGGGTGGGTGGCGTGGGGGCTCAACCCCAACGGCACGGGCATGGTGGGCACGCAGGCCGTGGTGGCGTTCCGGCATTCCAACGGCAGCCTCGTCGCGTACCCGACGATGCTGGACAGCTACGCGCCGTCCATGGCGCCCGCGGACGGCGCCGAGCTGGCGTTCCCCGTGTCGGACGTGGCGGCCGAGTACGCCAAGAACGGCAAGGAGATGGTCGTGTACGCGACGGTCGCGCTGCCCGGGAAGGGGAGCAAGTTCACCCACGTCTGGCAGCAGGGGGGCTCCGTGGTGGACGACGTGCCGGCGGCGCACCCCACCACCGGGGATAACGTGCTCTCCACGGGCACCATCGATTTCAGCAAGTGA